From the Hydrogenimonas thermophila genome, the window AGCATTTGTAATGGGTGCTCAAGAGGCAGCAAAACGTATGGAAAAAGTCGGTGGAGGAAGCATCATTTCTCTTAGCTCAACAGGAAACATTGTTTATACTCCAAACTATGCCGGTCATGGTACAAATAAAGCAGCTGTTGAAACAATGGTTAAATATGCAGCAGCAGAGCTTGGTGAAAAAGGAATACGTGTAAATGCTGTTAGCGGTGGTCCTATCGATACAGACGCTCTTAAAAAGTTCCCTAATTATGAAGAGGTAAAAGCTGAAGTTGTAGAACGCTCACCTTTAAATCGAATGGGAGAGCCTGAAGACCTTGCAGGAATGTGTTGGTTTTTATGTACAGATGAGTGCTCTTGGCTTACTGGTCAAACAATTGTCATAGATGGAGGCACAAGCTTTCAATGATCTTTAACCTGCCAAATATTCTTGCCTTTTCACGCCTTCTTATGGCTCCACTGATGCTTTGGCTTTTAGCCTATCGTGATGCATCAGTTTTACAAGGTTTGCATGCAAGTTGGCTTGACTTTTTTGCAGCACTTGTATTTGTCTTGGCAAGTGTTACAGACTTTTTTGACGGATACATAGCACGCAAATGCAACCAGATTACAACACTTGGAAAAATCATTGATCCTCTTGCTGATAAAATGCTAACACTAGCTGCATTCCTAGGTTTGGTAGTTTTAGGACGTGCAGATGTAATAGCAATATTTCTTATTTTAAGCAGGGAATTTTTCATTACAGGACTTCGTGTAATGATAGTAAGTGAAGGAAAAGATGTTTCAGCATCTTGGATGGGCAAGGTAAAAACAGTCGCACAAATGTTTGCGATAGGGTTTTTAACTATGGATTGGCCAGGTGGAACACTTCTTCTTTGGATTGCAGTAGCAATTACACTATACAGTGGATATGAATATATCCGAGACTATATTAAAGGACGTTAATGGGTCTTATTGTATCTATTCTTGTCCTTTCGTTTTTGATCTTTTTTCATGAACTAGGACACTTTCTTGCAGCACGTTTTTTTGGTGTTCACGTAGAACGATTCTCTATAGGTTTTGGTAAAGTTATATTCTCAAAAGTAATAAATGGTACAGAGTATGCAATAAGTACCATACCTCTTGGCGGTTATGTAAAGATGAAAGGACAGGATGACTCTGATCCTACTAAAGTAAGTTTAGATTCAGACAGTTATAATATGAAACCGCCTTGGCAACGCATTATCATTCTTATAGGTGGACCATTTTTTAACTTTCTACTTGCTTTTTTTCTTTACTATGCCATTGCATTAATAGGAGCAAATGATTATGCACCTGTTATAGGAGCAGTTCAACCAGACTCACCTGCCCAACAACATGGCTTGCAAAAAGGTGATAAAATTATTGAGATAAATAATCAGCCTATACAAATATGGGATGATCTCAGTGAAGCCATAGGTGCTTCAAACGGTTCCATAGAGATGCTGATAGATCGTAATGGTACCGTTTTATCTGTAACAGTAACTCCAAAAGTTCTTGAAGTAAAAAACATTTTTGGTGAAACTGTTAAACGAAGAATGGTAGGTATTGGTCCTAGCGGTGAAATTGTTACTCGTTCATATGATCCAATAGAAGCTATCTCTTTTGCTTGGAACAAAACAGTTGAAGCAAGCAAAATGATTGTTTTAAGTGTAGAAAAATTGATAGAAGGAGTCATTCCGGCAAAAGAGATGGGTGGAGTTATCTCTATTGTTCAAGTGACTGCTGAAGCAAGTCAACACGGAATTGTTGCACTCTTTATTTTAACAGCATTGATTTCAGTTAACCTTGGAGTTTTAAACCTACTCCCTATTCCGGCTCTAGATGGCGGACATATCATTTTTACACTTTATGAAATGATTTTTAGAAAACCTTTGAATGAAGAGATTATTTACAGGCTTACCCTTGGTGGATGGGCTATTTTACTTACACTAATGGCATTTACTATATATAACGATATTGCAAGGATTACAAATGGATAGATCACAAATGCAAGAAAAACTAGATAAACTTATTTGGAGAGTTGAAGAGGCTCGAGTTAGACGTAGCGAACACCATATTGTCAAAATTGTAGCTGTAAGCAAATATACAGATATTGAAAATATTCGTATGTTGTATGATCTTGGTCAAAGAGCTTTTGGAGAGAATAAGGTACAAAGTTTGCAAGAACGCATAGAAGCAGTCGATGACCTCCCTGTTGAGTGGCACTTCATAGGACGACTCCAAAAAAATAAGATCAACCATCTAATCCGTGCCAATCCATTTTTAATGCAATCATTAGACTCATTAGAACTTGCTGATGCTTTGCAAAAACGCCTTGAAACACATAATGCAAATATGGAGTGTTTGCTTCAAATCAACAGTGCAAAAGAGGAGACAAAAGCAGGTGTTATGCCTGAAGAGGCTGAAGAGATTTATCTAAAGGTAAAAGAGAGTTGTCCAAACATAACTTTACGTGGAGTAATGACTATTGGAGCTCATGTTGAGGATCAAAAGGTTATTAAACAAAGTTTTGAAACAACCTATTCTATTTTTGAAAAGCTAAAAAAACATGGAGCTGATATTTGCTCAATGGGTATGAGCAATGACTTTGAACTGGCTATTGAGTGCGGTTCAAATATGGTGCGTATAGGTTCACTAATTTTTAAATAAAATATGCAAACACCACTTGGCAAATGCCCATCTTGCGGAGAAAATATAGTCTATAGAGGTGAATTTTTTGGTTGTGATGGCTTTCGTAACGGCTGTGATTTTACTGTAAGTGTTTATGCACTTGCAAGCATTGGTCATCACACCATTTCACCAAAACAGATGCGTAAACTGCTAAAAGGTCCGGCAAGGATGATATTCAAAATGTCCAATGGTGTCGAACGTATCTTTACAGTTGAACTAAAAGAGATAGATGGTAAATGGCAACCCTGGATAGATTTTGAAGCCGGAAGTGAACTAGAAGTTCTTGGAGAATGTCCTATATGCGGAGCTGATGTTGTAGAGAGTCCTTTAAGTTATGGATGTTCTAAATGGAATGATGGGTGCGATTTTGCAATATTTAAAAACTCAATTAAACGTTTTGGCGGTAAAACTCTTAGTAAGCAAAAAGCCAAAGAACTGCTTTCAAAAGGTGTTACTGAAGTTATAATTCGTTCTTTTAATAAGTCTGAAAAAAAAGTAAAACTATATTTAGATAATGAATTTGGATGCAAAATAGATTTTCAAGGAGATGAGTGATGATTGAATTGAGTGGTGATTATAAAAAGAGATATGATGCACTAGTACAAAAAGCTAAATCAAACAGTGAAGATGAAAAACTAAAATCTGTTATTGCATTCGACACAATAGTTAAAGAGATTGAAAAAAATGGGTTTATGGAGATTATTGATCTTGATCCATATTTTGGAGATACACTATTACCATTAAAAGAGCATACAGACCTTCTAGAAAAAAATTTCCCTGAAGAGTTCTCATTTTTTAAAGCTTTTATGGAAGATCTTCAAGAAGAGATCGAACTCTATTTTGAAGTTACTGAGATGTATGAAGATGAAGAATTCGATCAATTTGTAGAAGATATAAAAACTATAAAATCACGATACAGTGAGATTTTTAAAAAAGATTACAAAGAGAAAATGAACTCTTTTGCAATGCATCTTGTTAATACATTCAATACAAAATCAAGCGAATAACTTATTTACATATATAGGGAGTAAAACTTCCCTATATAACTCTTTATTAAAATATCAACTATATTAATTCTTTAGAACAAGAACTCAAAATTATTCATTATTCTAATTAAATCTATTTATTTTATAAATTCTACTGATTTTTTATATAATTCCTTAAAATTTTTATCAAAAGGATAACTTATGCCAAAAAAAATTTCCTGGTTAACAGGTGGTATCTTCATGGCTCTTTTGATACTTTTTACATTCTCCATATGGGGTGCAGATCGTCCAATAGGAGCTTCAACCTATGTTCCATACTTTGCTAGTCTAATTTTTGGTCTTGATCCAACAGAGTATGAGTATGTTGCTGAAATAGAAAAAGCAGGTGCGTGGGAAGGAGTTATGCTGATTGGTGCATTTTTTGGTGGACTCTTTATGTCGCTTTTTGTAACTAAAACATTTCGTTTCAGTGTTCTGCCTACACTTTGGAAAGAGCGTAAAAATAATTCTGTTCTATCTAGACTCATATGGAGCTTTATTGCCGGTTTTATTATGATTATTGGTGCTAGATTGGCCGGTGGATGTACAAGTGGTCACTTTCTTTCTGGTGCCAGTCAAATTGCTTTAAGTGGTCTTATCTTTGGTGGTATTGTAATGGTAACTGTCGTAATTACCGGAAGACTTTTTTATAAACGAAAAGGGGAATAAAGATGCTTGACCGATTTATGCACATGTTTGAAATTGTTGCTAATGAAGGACATGGCTCAATTTGGATGGTTCTTTTTATTGGATTTATATTTGGTGCAATTATTCAGTATGCACGTGTTGATAAATTTGAAAAAATTGCAGGATTCGCAATGCTTGAAGATATGACAGTGCCTAAAATGCTCTTTTTTGCAATTGGACTAGCAAGCATTGGACTCTACTTTATGAACCAAATGGGTTGGGCACACTATCATATTAAACCAATTATGCTTGCTGGTTTAATTGTCGGCGGTATTTTATTTGGTCTTGCAATGGCAATTTTTGGTAAATGTCCAGGTACAGGACCTATCTCTGTAGCTGAAGGGCGTATTGATGTACTTGTAGGTGCAATTGGAGGTATTTTTGGCGGTCTCTTTTTTACTTGGGCGTACCCTTGGTTAAAACCAATAATGGGACCTGATTTTGGTAAATTGACACTCCCGCAACTTTTTGAAGGTCATGAATCACTTGTAGTTCTTATTTATGGTATAGCATTAGTTGTAATTGCTTTTTTGATTCCAAATATTGAATATCTTGATCCGGAAGATCGTGAAGAGAGAGCAGACATTTAATTAAGGCAGAATATAACCTCTGCCTTTTTTTGATAAGGCTAACTATTTTCTAAAATGTTTTGAAAATATCTTTTTGCAAATTCAGAAAACTCATTAAAAAGTTTACTTTTATACTTATTCTTATGATAAACAAGACAAAAATCTCTTTCAAAAGTTATGTTTTTTAATTTTACTTCAAACAACTCTCCTCTTTCCAACTCTTTTTTTACTGAAAATTTAGATATACAAGTTATAGCATCAGGATTTCTCTCCAGTAGAGTTTTAATCTCTTCAAACTCAGAAAACTCCATAAAAATATTAATATCTTTTGCCAAATCACCTAATGTTTTTAAAAAAACATCTCTTGTGCCAGAACCTTTTTCTCTTAAAAGCCACTTTTTTGAAAATAACTGATCTATATAGAACTCTTTTTCTGAAAGATTTTTATCACTTGAAACTACAATAAGTTGATCTCTTCCTACTCTCTCTTTAATGATGTTAGGATCACTACAAGCAAACTCAACAAATCCCATATCAATAGAGCCTTCTAAAATACTTTTAACTATATCTGTAGAGTTTTTAATATCTTTACAAATTTTTGCATTCGGATAGTGCGATAAAAAATCGAATATTACTTGAGGCATAATAAAATCACCTACAGTTTTACTCGATATAATATGTAAATTTCCCGATAGTCTATCTTCTTTAAAAAAGTTCTCTGCATCTTTAAGAGCTAGAAAATGATTATATGTTTTCTCTTTAAAAAGCCTGCCTCTCTCATTTAAAACAAGTTTTTTTCCAACTCTGTCAAATAGAGGTTCTGATAGCTTTTTTTCCAACGACTTTATAGCCAGTGAAATAGCAGACTGACTCATAGAGAGTTGTTTTGCAAGTTGAGAAATATGAGGGTTATCAGCTAGATAATAGAAAAGTTCCAACTCTTTTAAAGTCATAGTAAAAATATCCTTATTTGTTATATAAATTATTATATCAAGTTTTATATATTTTACAAATTAATTATTTAATTTTAGAATTACATCATATTATTACTAGGAGTAAAAAATGAAATTAACTAAACTTATGTTAGCAACTACTCTTTTAGTCTCTGGTGCTTTTGCTTCAGAGTTTATTTCATATAAAGAGTTGTCAGGACAACTTCTTAAAGAGAATGAAAAACTTGGGTTGCGTGCTACAACTGATGAAGTAAAAAAAGCTTTACACTCTAAAGATACATTGGTTGTAGATGTTAGAACACCACAAGAGTGGGCAGCAGCTCATATCAAAGGAAGTGTAAGAGTAGGAAGACAGGTTCCAGAAAAAGCAATAGAGAACTTTGTATTGGATGATGATGGAAAGCTTGTAAAAGACAAATTGATTGTTGTATGCAATACAGCTCACAGGGCATCTCTTCAAGCAATGATTTTTAGAAAAATGGGATTTACACAAGTTAAAGTTTACCCTATTGATGAATGGATTGATGAGTGTAATCCTGTTGTAACAAAGTACTCTAGACAGGAATACAAAGATGGAAAACATCATAGATTTGGTGCATTTTATGCAGAGAAATGTTATGAAAAAAATTAAATATAGACTATAATACAAAACTTAAAAAATAAGGAGTAATTAATGGATAGAAGAAATTTCTTAGAAAACAGTTTTAAAGTAGGATTAGGTATGACTGTTGGCATGACAGCTAATAATGCAATAGCATCAAATGAATTTAAAAATAGTTCAGAATCAAAGTTTAAAATTCCTTACCCTTATAAAAAAATAGATCCAGAAAAAGTTGCACATAAAGCTTATAAATACTATAGAGTTGGAGAGTGTTGTTTTGCAGCTTTTGGAGCAATTATGGATGAACTTAGAGAGAGTGTTGGTGAACCTTATACATATATACCAAATGAAATGTTTTTTTATGGTGCAGGAGGAGGAAATGGATGGGGAACACTTTGTGGAACTCTAAATGGTGCCTCTGCTGTTATAACTTTGGTTACAGGTAAAGAATATAGTAAAATTATAGACTCTCTTTATGAGTGGTACTCAACAGCTCAACTTCCAGACTATGTACCACATAACAAAGAGGCAATTGTTACTACAAAACCTGAACTGCCTTTATGTCACGTATCTGTAATGAATTGGTGTAAAGCTTCAGGATATGCCTATGATACAAAAGAGAGATCTGAAAGATGTGCAAGACTTGCTGGAAGTGTTGCAAGAAAAACTGCAGAGCTGTTAAATGCTTGGAGTGATCAAAAGCTTAAAGATATATCGGTAAATGCTGGATGTAAAACTAAAATGAACTGTATGATGTGTCATAGTTCAAGGCTTTTACCAAAAA encodes:
- a CDS encoding YeeE/YedE thiosulfate transporter family protein, with the translated sequence MPKKISWLTGGIFMALLILFTFSIWGADRPIGASTYVPYFASLIFGLDPTEYEYVAEIEKAGAWEGVMLIGAFFGGLFMSLFVTKTFRFSVLPTLWKERKNNSVLSRLIWSFIAGFIMIIGARLAGGCTSGHFLSGASQIALSGLIFGGIVMVTVVITGRLFYKRKGE
- a CDS encoding enoyl-ACP reductase, giving the protein MSQSTMRGKVLVISGATRGIGKAILYRFAKEGVNVAFTYNSNEQEAQKIAEDVKNKYGIKAVPYQLNILEPETYKDLFKQIDEDFDRVDFFISNAIISGRAVVGGFGPFMRLKPKGLCNIYTATVTAFVMGAQEAAKRMEKVGGGSIISLSSTGNIVYTPNYAGHGTNKAAVETMVKYAAAELGEKGIRVNAVSGGPIDTDALKKFPNYEEVKAEVVERSPLNRMGEPEDLAGMCWFLCTDECSWLTGQTIVIDGGTSFQ
- the rseP gene encoding RIP metalloprotease RseP; protein product: MGLIVSILVLSFLIFFHELGHFLAARFFGVHVERFSIGFGKVIFSKVINGTEYAISTIPLGGYVKMKGQDDSDPTKVSLDSDSYNMKPPWQRIIILIGGPFFNFLLAFFLYYAIALIGANDYAPVIGAVQPDSPAQQHGLQKGDKIIEINNQPIQIWDDLSEAIGASNGSIEMLIDRNGTVLSVTVTPKVLEVKNIFGETVKRRMVGIGPSGEIVTRSYDPIEAISFAWNKTVEASKMIVLSVEKLIEGVIPAKEMGGVISIVQVTAEASQHGIVALFILTALISVNLGVLNLLPIPALDGGHIIFTLYEMIFRKPLNEEIIYRLTLGGWAILLTLMAFTIYNDIARITNG
- the pgsA gene encoding CDP-diacylglycerol--glycerol-3-phosphate 3-phosphatidyltransferase gives rise to the protein MIFNLPNILAFSRLLMAPLMLWLLAYRDASVLQGLHASWLDFFAALVFVLASVTDFFDGYIARKCNQITTLGKIIDPLADKMLTLAAFLGLVVLGRADVIAIFLILSREFFITGLRVMIVSEGKDVSASWMGKVKTVAQMFAIGFLTMDWPGGTLLLWIAVAITLYSGYEYIRDYIKGR
- a CDS encoding LysR substrate-binding domain-containing protein, with amino-acid sequence MTLKELELFYYLADNPHISQLAKQLSMSQSAISLAIKSLEKKLSEPLFDRVGKKLVLNERGRLFKEKTYNHFLALKDAENFFKEDRLSGNLHIISSKTVGDFIMPQVIFDFLSHYPNAKICKDIKNSTDIVKSILEGSIDMGFVEFACSDPNIIKERVGRDQLIVVSSDKNLSEKEFYIDQLFSKKWLLREKGSGTRDVFLKTLGDLAKDINIFMEFSEFEEIKTLLERNPDAITCISKFSVKKELERGELFEVKLKNITFERDFCLVYHKNKYKSKLFNEFSEFAKRYFQNILENS
- a CDS encoding YggS family pyridoxal phosphate-dependent enzyme; the encoded protein is MDRSQMQEKLDKLIWRVEEARVRRSEHHIVKIVAVSKYTDIENIRMLYDLGQRAFGENKVQSLQERIEAVDDLPVEWHFIGRLQKNKINHLIRANPFLMQSLDSLELADALQKRLETHNANMECLLQINSAKEETKAGVMPEEAEEIYLKVKESCPNITLRGVMTIGAHVEDQKVIKQSFETTYSIFEKLKKHGADICSMGMSNDFELAIECGSNMVRIGSLIFK
- a CDS encoding C-GCAxxG-C-C family protein; translation: MDRRNFLENSFKVGLGMTVGMTANNAIASNEFKNSSESKFKIPYPYKKIDPEKVAHKAYKYYRVGECCFAAFGAIMDELRESVGEPYTYIPNEMFFYGAGGGNGWGTLCGTLNGASAVITLVTGKEYSKIIDSLYEWYSTAQLPDYVPHNKEAIVTTKPELPLCHVSVMNWCKASGYAYDTKERSERCARLAGSVARKTAELLNAWSDQKLKDISVNAGCKTKMNCMMCHSSRLLPKS
- a CDS encoding rhodanese-like domain-containing protein — protein: MKLTKLMLATTLLVSGAFASEFISYKELSGQLLKENEKLGLRATTDEVKKALHSKDTLVVDVRTPQEWAAAHIKGSVRVGRQVPEKAIENFVLDDDGKLVKDKLIVVCNTAHRASLQAMIFRKMGFTQVKVYPIDEWIDECNPVVTKYSRQEYKDGKHHRFGAFYAEKCYEKN
- a CDS encoding YeeE/YedE thiosulfate transporter family protein, translated to MLDRFMHMFEIVANEGHGSIWMVLFIGFIFGAIIQYARVDKFEKIAGFAMLEDMTVPKMLFFAIGLASIGLYFMNQMGWAHYHIKPIMLAGLIVGGILFGLAMAIFGKCPGTGPISVAEGRIDVLVGAIGGIFGGLFFTWAYPWLKPIMGPDFGKLTLPQLFEGHESLVVLIYGIALVVIAFLIPNIEYLDPEDREERADI